A genomic segment from Vicugna pacos chromosome 17, VicPac4, whole genome shotgun sequence encodes:
- the BAP1 gene encoding ubiquitin carboxyl-terminal hydrolase BAP1 isoform X2: protein MNKGWLELESDPGLFTLLVEDFGVKGVQVEEIYDLQSKCQGPVYGFIFLFKWIEERRSRRKVSTLVDDTSVIDDDIVNNMFFAHQLIPNSCATHALLSVLLNCSSVDLGPTLSRMKDFTKGFSPESKGYAIGNAPELAKAHNSHARPEPRHLPEKQNGLSAVRTMEAFHFVSYVPITGRLFELDGLKVYPIDHGPWGEDEEWTDKARRVIMERIGLATAGEPYHDIRFNLMAVVPDRRIKYEARLHVLKVNRQTVLEALQQLIRVTQPELIQTHKSQESQLPEESKPASSKSPLALEASRATAASEDGVEEVAGSCPQAPSHSPPSKPKLVVKPPGSGLNGVPPNPTPIVQRLPAFLDNHNYAKSPMQEEEDLAAGVGRSRVPVRPPQQYSDDEDDYEDDEEDDVQNTNSAIRYKRKGPGKPGPLSGSGDGQLSVLQPNTINVLAEKLKESQKDLSIPLTIKTSSGAGSPAVAVPMHSQPSPTPSNESTDTASEIGSAFNSPLRSPIRSANPTRPSSPVTSHISKVLFGEDDSLLRVDCIRYNRAVRDLGPVISTGLLHLAEDGVLSPLALTEGGKGSSPSIRPSQGSQGSGSPEEKEVVETVDSREKPGLVRPSEPLSGEKYSPKELLALLKCVEAEIANYEACLKEEVEKRKKFKIDDQRRTHNYDEFICTFISMLAQEGMLANLVEQNISVRRRQGVSIGRLHKQRKPDRRKRSRPYKAKRQ, encoded by the exons ATGAATAAGGGCTGGCTGGAGCTGGAGAGCGACCCTG GCCTCTTCACCCTCCTGGTAGAAGATTTCG GTGTCAAAGGGGTGCAGGTGGAGGAGATCTATGACCTTCAGAGCAAATGCCAAGG CCCTGTGTATGGATTCATCTTCCTGTTCAAATGGATCGAAGAACGCCGATCCCGTCGCAAGGTGTCTACCTTGGTGGATGATACATCCGTGATTGATGATGATATAGTGAATAACATGTTCTTTGCCCACCAG CTGATCCCCAACTCTTGTGCCACTCATGCCCTGCTGAGCGTGCTCCTGAACTGCAGCAGTGTTGACCTGGGGCCCACCCTGAGTCGCATGAAGGACTTCACCAAAGGCTTCAGCCCTGAG aGCAAAGGATATGCGATTGGCAATGCTCCGGAGTTGGCCAAGGCACATAATAGCCATGCCAG GCCTGAGCCACGCCACCTACCGGAGAAGCAGAACGGCCTTAGTGCGGTGCGGACCATGGAGGCATTCCACTTCGTCAGTTATGTGCCTATTACAGGCCGGCTTTTTGAGCTGGATGGGCTGAAGGTGTACCCCATTGACCATG ggccctggggggAGGATGAGGAGTGGACAGACAAGGCCCGGCGGGTCATCATGGAGCGTATCGGCCTTGCCACTGCAGG GGAGCCCTACCATGACATCCGCTTCAACCTGATGGCGGTGGTGCCCGACCGCAGGATCAAGTACGAGGCCAGGCTGCATGTGCTGAAGGTGAACCGTCAGACAGTACTGGAGGCCCTGCAGCAG CTGATTAGGGTCACGCAGCCAGAGCTAATTCAGACCCACAAGTCTCAAGAGTCACAGTTACCTGAAGAGTCCAAACCAGCCAGCAGCAAGTCCCCCCTGGCGCTGGAGGCAAGCAGGGCCACGGCGGCCTCTGAGG ATGGTGTGGAGGAGGTGGCTGGTTCATGCCCACAAGCCCCATCCCACAGTCCTCCCAGCAAACCCAAGCTGGTGGTGAAGCCTCCAGGAAGTGGCCTCAACGGGGTTCCCCCCAACCCTACTCCTATTGTCCAGCGGCTGCCGGCCTTTCTGGACAATCACAACTATGCCAAGTCCCCCATGCAG GAGGAGGAAGACCTGGCAGCAGGTGTGGGCCGCAGCAGAGTTCCAGTCCGCCCACCCCAGCAGTACTCAGATGACGAGGATGACTACGAGGATGATGAGGAGGATGATGTGCAGAACACCAACTCTGCTATCAG GTATAAGCGAAAGGGGCCGGGGAAGCCAGGGCCATTGAGTGGCTCTGGGGATGGGCAGCTGTCAGTGCTGCAGCCCAACACCATCAACGTTTTGGCCGAGAAGCTCAAAGAGTCCCAGAAAGACCTCTCAATCCCTCTGACCATCAAGACGAGCAGCGGGGCCGGGAGTCCGGCTGTGGCAGTACCCATGCACTCGCAGCCCTCACCTACCCCCAGCAATGAGAGCACGGACACAGCCTCTGAGATCGGCAGTGCTTTCAATTCGCCACTGCGCTCACCCATCCGCTCGGCCAACCCAACACGACCCTCTAGCCCCGTCACCTCCCACATCTCCAAGGTGCTTTTTGGAGAGGATGACAGCCTGCTGCGTGTTGACTGCATCCGCTACAATCGCGCTGTACGAGACCTGGGTCCTGTCATCAGCACAGGCCTGCTGCACCTGGCTGAGGACGGCGTGCTGAGTCCCCTAGCACTGACAG agggtgggaagggttcCTCACCTTCCATCAGACCGAGCCAAGGCAGCCAGGGGTCTGGCAGCCCAGAGGAGAAGGAGGTAGTGGAAACTGTGGACAGCAGAGAGAAGCCTGGGCTGGTCAGGCCTAGTGAGCCCTTGAGCGGGGAGAAGTACTCACCCAAG GAGCTGCTGGCATTGCTGAAGTGTGTGGAGGCCGAGATTGCAAACTATGAGGCTTGCCTCAAGGAAGaggtggagaagaggaagaagttcAAG ATTGACGACCAGAGAAGGACCCACAACTACGATGAGTTCATCTGCACCTTCATCTCCATGCTGGCTCAGGAAG GCATGCTGGCCAACCTAGTGGAGCAGAACATCTCAGTGCGGCGGCGCCAAGGGGTCAGCATTGGCCGGCTCCACAAGCAGCGGAAGCCTGACCGGCGGAAACGCTCGCGCCCCTACAAAGCCAAGCGCCAGTGA
- the BAP1 gene encoding ubiquitin carboxyl-terminal hydrolase BAP1 isoform X1, which yields MNKGWLELESDPGLFTLLVEDFGVKGVQVEEIYDLQSKCQGPVYGFIFLFKWIEERRSRRKVSTLVDDTSVIDDDIVNNMFFAHQLIPNSCATHALLSVLLNCSSVDLGPTLSRMKDFTKGFSPESKGYAIGNAPELAKAHNSHARPEPRHLPEKQNGLSAVRTMEAFHFVSYVPITGRLFELDGLKVYPIDHGPWGEDEEWTDKARRVIMERIGLATAGEPYHDIRFNLMAVVPDRRIKYEARLHVLKVNRQTVLEALQQLIRVTQPELIQTHKSQESQLPEESKPASSKSPLALEASRATAASEGNHTDGVEEVAGSCPQAPSHSPPSKPKLVVKPPGSGLNGVPPNPTPIVQRLPAFLDNHNYAKSPMQEEEDLAAGVGRSRVPVRPPQQYSDDEDDYEDDEEDDVQNTNSAIRYKRKGPGKPGPLSGSGDGQLSVLQPNTINVLAEKLKESQKDLSIPLTIKTSSGAGSPAVAVPMHSQPSPTPSNESTDTASEIGSAFNSPLRSPIRSANPTRPSSPVTSHISKVLFGEDDSLLRVDCIRYNRAVRDLGPVISTGLLHLAEDGVLSPLALTEGGKGSSPSIRPSQGSQGSGSPEEKEVVETVDSREKPGLVRPSEPLSGEKYSPKELLALLKCVEAEIANYEACLKEEVEKRKKFKIDDQRRTHNYDEFICTFISMLAQEGMLANLVEQNISVRRRQGVSIGRLHKQRKPDRRKRSRPYKAKRQ from the exons ATGAATAAGGGCTGGCTGGAGCTGGAGAGCGACCCTG GCCTCTTCACCCTCCTGGTAGAAGATTTCG GTGTCAAAGGGGTGCAGGTGGAGGAGATCTATGACCTTCAGAGCAAATGCCAAGG CCCTGTGTATGGATTCATCTTCCTGTTCAAATGGATCGAAGAACGCCGATCCCGTCGCAAGGTGTCTACCTTGGTGGATGATACATCCGTGATTGATGATGATATAGTGAATAACATGTTCTTTGCCCACCAG CTGATCCCCAACTCTTGTGCCACTCATGCCCTGCTGAGCGTGCTCCTGAACTGCAGCAGTGTTGACCTGGGGCCCACCCTGAGTCGCATGAAGGACTTCACCAAAGGCTTCAGCCCTGAG aGCAAAGGATATGCGATTGGCAATGCTCCGGAGTTGGCCAAGGCACATAATAGCCATGCCAG GCCTGAGCCACGCCACCTACCGGAGAAGCAGAACGGCCTTAGTGCGGTGCGGACCATGGAGGCATTCCACTTCGTCAGTTATGTGCCTATTACAGGCCGGCTTTTTGAGCTGGATGGGCTGAAGGTGTACCCCATTGACCATG ggccctggggggAGGATGAGGAGTGGACAGACAAGGCCCGGCGGGTCATCATGGAGCGTATCGGCCTTGCCACTGCAGG GGAGCCCTACCATGACATCCGCTTCAACCTGATGGCGGTGGTGCCCGACCGCAGGATCAAGTACGAGGCCAGGCTGCATGTGCTGAAGGTGAACCGTCAGACAGTACTGGAGGCCCTGCAGCAG CTGATTAGGGTCACGCAGCCAGAGCTAATTCAGACCCACAAGTCTCAAGAGTCACAGTTACCTGAAGAGTCCAAACCAGCCAGCAGCAAGTCCCCCCTGGCGCTGGAGGCAAGCAGGGCCACGGCGGCCTCTGAGGGTAACCACACAG ATGGTGTGGAGGAGGTGGCTGGTTCATGCCCACAAGCCCCATCCCACAGTCCTCCCAGCAAACCCAAGCTGGTGGTGAAGCCTCCAGGAAGTGGCCTCAACGGGGTTCCCCCCAACCCTACTCCTATTGTCCAGCGGCTGCCGGCCTTTCTGGACAATCACAACTATGCCAAGTCCCCCATGCAG GAGGAGGAAGACCTGGCAGCAGGTGTGGGCCGCAGCAGAGTTCCAGTCCGCCCACCCCAGCAGTACTCAGATGACGAGGATGACTACGAGGATGATGAGGAGGATGATGTGCAGAACACCAACTCTGCTATCAG GTATAAGCGAAAGGGGCCGGGGAAGCCAGGGCCATTGAGTGGCTCTGGGGATGGGCAGCTGTCAGTGCTGCAGCCCAACACCATCAACGTTTTGGCCGAGAAGCTCAAAGAGTCCCAGAAAGACCTCTCAATCCCTCTGACCATCAAGACGAGCAGCGGGGCCGGGAGTCCGGCTGTGGCAGTACCCATGCACTCGCAGCCCTCACCTACCCCCAGCAATGAGAGCACGGACACAGCCTCTGAGATCGGCAGTGCTTTCAATTCGCCACTGCGCTCACCCATCCGCTCGGCCAACCCAACACGACCCTCTAGCCCCGTCACCTCCCACATCTCCAAGGTGCTTTTTGGAGAGGATGACAGCCTGCTGCGTGTTGACTGCATCCGCTACAATCGCGCTGTACGAGACCTGGGTCCTGTCATCAGCACAGGCCTGCTGCACCTGGCTGAGGACGGCGTGCTGAGTCCCCTAGCACTGACAG agggtgggaagggttcCTCACCTTCCATCAGACCGAGCCAAGGCAGCCAGGGGTCTGGCAGCCCAGAGGAGAAGGAGGTAGTGGAAACTGTGGACAGCAGAGAGAAGCCTGGGCTGGTCAGGCCTAGTGAGCCCTTGAGCGGGGAGAAGTACTCACCCAAG GAGCTGCTGGCATTGCTGAAGTGTGTGGAGGCCGAGATTGCAAACTATGAGGCTTGCCTCAAGGAAGaggtggagaagaggaagaagttcAAG ATTGACGACCAGAGAAGGACCCACAACTACGATGAGTTCATCTGCACCTTCATCTCCATGCTGGCTCAGGAAG GCATGCTGGCCAACCTAGTGGAGCAGAACATCTCAGTGCGGCGGCGCCAAGGGGTCAGCATTGGCCGGCTCCACAAGCAGCGGAAGCCTGACCGGCGGAAACGCTCGCGCCCCTACAAAGCCAAGCGCCAGTGA